The Haliotis asinina isolate JCU_RB_2024 chromosome 2, JCU_Hal_asi_v2, whole genome shotgun sequence genomic interval TACAAACTTTAATACCAAAACATTAAGGCGTTATACAAATAACAAAAGACCATGATACGACGGTAAGGATGTACATCTTTGGAAAAAACACACCTGAAACGTTggttgggtttagttttacgccgcaggaatgttccagctatatggcagcgttttgtaaataatcgagtctagaccggacaatccagtgatcaacatcatgcatatcgatctacacaaccatgagtcaaccatgtcagcgagtctaatCACCCTGTCCCGATAGTCTCCtaatacaacaagcatgggttactgacgacCATTTCCTGCCCGGTGAAGCATGTACAGCAGGATGTAAGTGACACGGGGGTGTGCACATGTCGGAATCAGTGTCCATCACGAGCCTCGACGTATGGAAACAGTGTCCTGCTGTGGACTGTTGTGCCATCCCACACACCGGAGACGCCTCTGGCAAACAGGTAATTGGCGGACTTTGTGACGCCATAGAAACCCTTGGAACACAGTCTGCCGTAGTCATGCTGGAACACTCCACAGTCGACGACCATGTGCAGAATATCTTGAGGTTGCAGGATTACACCCAGAAACCTGCAACATGCCATTGACCTAACAGAGAAAAAGATCCCGTTGTTCCAGACATTTCCGAGTGTCCGACGAGGCTTATTTTAAGGTGTAATAAAATTTTCCTTAAAGACAAGATGGGCTCATTCTGTAAACGTGTTTATGTTTGCCAGTAAGGAAATTAAtttcaaccaggaactaaatcaCAATTCAAGTCACGGGACTGCGCAACAAGGGCGTTCATTTTAATACATGTCCTTCGTTCTCAACACGTTGAGGAAAAAGGCCATCGGCAAGTGAGTACTTTAGAAACGCTTCTGTGACCACTAGCCACCGGTGTCTTGTTACGTTTTGATGAAGGTTAAGTTAACGCTGGCTATCATTAGATGACACCTGATAAAAGGAGAAATTAACATCGCTTATCGGATGCGTAGGGTTTGACTGAGGGCCACATTTGCCTTCCGGCTATGTTCAGCGACTTATTAAGGAAGTTTTAGTTGGCTAATACTGCTGAACCAAATACCTGCTaatgatatagtcacaattATACAATCGACTCAGCTTTTGATAGATATTTCTATGAATGTGGGAAGGGTTTAGTCACTTCTTTTTACAAAAGTATAGTTGATTTTCAACAAGAGATCCACAGGTATTTATTAGTATCAGAACGAGTGAATATGACTGCCACATAGTTTTAAACTGCAGTTTGTTGTTTTCGGAACCATAACAAATACTCCAGCTCTGATGTCTCGACCCTGTGGTTGTGTCGAACCTCGGATACGTATTAATGCCGATCCCTTCAATTTAgacaaaaatgtgtttgacTGAATATAGTGGCAATCACCAAACAGTCTATAACTGGGGATCTGTCCTCTGATCTCCACTTAGTCAGTGAATTAAGTTTTACGCCCcatccaacaatattccagatgtatAGGAGCGGTCGCTCACTCACAAactatgtctgtttgtatgatATGGAACTGAAGCTTTTACATGATAGTCAAGCCATTACACTGTTAAGAATGTGTGAAAATATACCAAGATCCAGTTTTCCGTCTGGTGGCATGTTTGATATTAAAGAGCCATAAATATCCGGATTCTtctgtaatccatgcttgtcttaagaggcgactaacgggatcgggtggtcaggtggtcaggcttgctggcgtatttaacacatgtcatcttatccagATGGCAGACATCATGGAgctgataactggattgtctggtctagactcaattatttacagactgctggtatatagctgggatattccttgtttgtaaaacaacaaacaaacaaaacaaaatatattacaaaagtGAATCGGGCGATATGGGTGTAGTATTGTTCATTTGACTTTGATGCGAAACTATTAACACAATGTTTCCCTGTACTGAAATGTGAATTTCCGCGGCAGAAACAGTTACCTTGTTTAGCACAGTACGGCTGGCACGGTGGGAGAGTAGCTAAATTAAACGCTATTCAACAGCGAGTGTTGACCCGATTACAGGAAGTTATATACCGAGAATAAACAATTAAGCGCCAGCCTGTTTCAGAACTAAGATGTGATGCTGTGGAAGTGTTAGGCTAAAATAATTGTAAGACCACATTTCGAGAAGGGTTCATAATCATTtcaattaaaggaaatattgttgaaatatattgCTTATACAACAATTAAACTTAGGTTTCAATGATCAAAAATGACAATCACGTGACCACATAAGAGTCATTTCTgtgtttcacttttcaaaagatggtaagaggaaaacaaaatgcctaTTTCCCAGAAGCGCACACAAGTAACAGATAATTTCCATAAAGATTTTGTTTATACTATATACCTGTtagggtccggggtagaataagccttcagcaacccatgcttgccataaaaggcgactaagcttgtcgaaagaggcgactaatgggatcaggtggtcaggctcgctgacagaACTGTTGTTTGGATTATTTCCGGGTTCCGGGTTCCGTTTACCATGCAACACAAAAATATTAACACCAAGCTTTGAATTTACTAGAAATGTCAACGATAATATGTACTTCCTGATTATTCTCTTTTATTGGTGATGCATACTGAGTTGAAAAGGGTCAAAGCTTCGGGTGGTTGAGGAAATTCCACGAGATTTGCCATGACCTCATTTGCATGTATCTGTGCCGTGTCAACTGCAAAAGAAATGTTCAGGTTGAGAGGTAAAAAAATACATTCGTACCGGTAGGGAACCCATTCCAAAAGAAGATTACTAGATATAAGGCTCCGAGAAAACCTAAGTTGAAGGCATGGCAGAGAATCCATAGGTCTTCATTGGGAGGGCATGAGTTTTGTAAACACGTAGTGGAAGAATGCTCATTTAGTTTGTACATGACAAGCAGGGGGTgggggtcacttactttgtacataaagttGTAGGGAAGTGGCGATGGGTAGGTCATttaattcacattgtacatgcaactccataatCATCATTAGTTACGGAACTACGCCGAATAACCGCAATAAAACACATAATCGGTGTAACCAGTGAGtcagccagatgcattgtgaatcattatACGACCTCTTCAAACAAGGGCAGTCTGTGACTCcttagttaaggtatgctgcctaaacctcgacataaaatatGGAAACACGATGTTATTAAAGTTGAAAAGTCATttgtaaaaacattttcttgtgAAACAAGGAATTCAGTGTAAGCaaagttgtttgtggtgtctattttcacttttttacGAGGGAAAAGTTGGATCGgttgaaaagtaggtcattgtctgaataggttaatgagaatCATGTGTTGGTATggtacccatgaaggtccgggttagaaatgtGCCCCTCAGTAccccctgcttgtcgtaagaggcgacccacgggttcgggtggttagactcactgacatggttgacacatgttattggttaccagttgtgcagatcgatgctcatgcttttgaacaCAGGATTGCctagactcaaatatttacagcctgccgccatataactggaatactgctgaccgCGACCAAAAAAACCCCTCAACTTCACTTCACCTATAACCCTATAAACTGAGACGGCAAAACTAAAGAAAGATACAAAACTCTGTGTTATTAATGTTATAGtatatacccgtgaaggttcggggtagctTAGACCTTCagcctaacgggatcgggtggacaggcttgctgacaggttcccagttgcgcaggtcgatgttcatgatgttgatctctggattgtctggtcccgtctctattatttacatcctgccatCATATAAGTGGCATAAtgatgagtgtggcgtaaaactaaattcactcaatcactatTTCGCTCCAAATATAAGTAACGTAAAACTACAGAAACAACAGAACTGAGTAAAGGTATGAAGCCCTGTGTCACTAGATTACATCGTGTTTAGCATCTGTTCATTTCAGGAATGACAACGAACGAACTTCTCACAGTCGTCACTCTATGGTTGATCGTCCCACGGCTGCATTCACAGATCAGTGACATTAACAGGTGCGTGTACGAGAAAAACGAACGGGATCTAGTTGCCAACTGTTCAAACGGAAatttcactgctgtaccccaAGGATTTCTTAAAAATGTGACTGTCCTTGATttgtcaatgaataaaataaCAAGCATCGGaaacatgtcctttccttacCGTCTAAAGGTACACGCGCTCAGTATGCATGGAAACCTGCTTACTCATCTGGACGAAGGTTCATTGAAGAATTTGCCAGAACTTTCGAAACTTGACCTTGGGAAAAACAGGATTAACTTCACATCTTTATCGCTACCGACAGGACTCTTCAGAGGTCTTCCGCTAAAACGCCTTTTAATGAGCAACATGAGTGTTAAACTGAATCAGAACTGGAAATACCCGGAGGATACATTTCTTGATCTCCACCAACTGCAAGAGCTCGCCATTGACGCTCCTGGAAACCCAACATTTGGTGTCGGATTTCTCAATATGATAAATTTACAAACTTTAACCATTAGCTTTTGTGAAAAGGAAACCTTAAATACAAGTGCATTTGAAATTTTCAAAAAGTTAAACCTTTCAGCATTTCAGATAAATGCATGTAACAAAGGGCAGGTAGATAAAAATATTACTGATATATTTCAAGATTTGAATATCTTAGACATTAGAAATACGGTCGACACGGATCTACCCAAGAGACTGATGAGTCTTAAGAATTATGAAAACTCATCCATGCAGAGGGTTTCATTCATAGCAAACGTAGATGGTGACAAGGATCCAACTGAACATTGTTCCATTCTAACCAAAAATATGACACGTTATCTAGTCACAATGTGTGTTTCAGAGGTGTATCTTATTGGTAACCGCATACGAATTATTGAGAGAGGTACGTTGATTCAACCACCGTTTTCACAATGCCTTCAAGTTTTAGATCTCAGTCATAATATGATCCTCGAAGAGTACGGGGTACTCAGAAAGATTTTCTTTTACCCAAATTTGGTCTCATTTCACTTTGAACAATTTTTGGAAGATCTGAAACAGGCTTATCATGAAGTGTTCTATTTCTATGATGCAAATTCAATTTTTCAGGACACAAATAAGATGGTATGGCCACAACATAACCCCGAAACATGCCTGTTCTCTGTAGATGCTGAGAAACGAGACAATGAAGTTATTCCACAAAGTGAAAGTAGGAAAACAGGGATTATGCATTCGCTAAATTTTCCTCGAAACATGACCACACTGTATTTTGCACCAGCATTAAAACCTTTTGCTAATATCGAACacgattttcattttgatgGCACTGAAAAATGGTCAAAAGCGATCTTTTCCAATTGTTCGGTACTTGCAAAAAATGTCCATTTCTTTGGACTGGAGAACCTTCAAAGTTTGGTGATTTCTGGCAACGGGTTTATGGAACTGCCAACGATATTTATGAAATCCTTCCCAAATATTCGAAATCTGTCCTTGAATCATATCACAAGAGGATTTAAGGAAATCAGTGAAAACATAGACTCCGTATTGGGCCACTTTCAACATCTTGAAAATTTGCACCTTGTAGGTAGTGGCCTGTGCGATTTGCCCAGATATGTAGAGAACCTAACAAATATCAAACTAATAGATGTTTCATACAACTCAATAAAGGAACTGAGTGTGGCTACAAGAACCAGATTAGACACCGTGGCTCAGAAGAAAGACTTATCGGTTAATCTTCGTGGTAATGTTCTCTCGTGTGGATGTGACTCTCTTGAATTTATTTTGTGGTCAATGGACTCAAAGGTATCATTCGTTGACATAACACATTATACGTGTCGAAATGATAATGGGACGATAATTCGTGTGAAAGATATTGCCGATTCATTCATGAAAATGTGGAGAGAGTGCATTGCTTTGTTCTcacttttgttttcaatttgcCTCGTTTTCCTATTCCTCTTAGGAGTTTCTGTAAGTCTTCATATTGCAAGAAACATCAGTGTGATAAAGCGATGGAGCGTCAAATGGTTAGGCTTG includes:
- the LOC137272273 gene encoding toll-like receptor 4; its protein translation is MTTNELLTVVTLWLIVPRLHSQISDINRCVYEKNERDLVANCSNGNFTAVPQGFLKNVTVLDLSMNKITSIGNMSFPYRLKVHALSMHGNLLTHLDEGSLKNLPELSKLDLGKNRINFTSLSLPTGLFRGLPLKRLLMSNMSVKLNQNWKYPEDTFLDLHQLQELAIDAPGNPTFGVGFLNMINLQTLTISFCEKETLNTSAFEIFKKLNLSAFQINACNKGQVDKNITDIFQDLNILDIRNTVDTDLPKRLMSLKNYENSSMQRVSFIANVDGDKDPTEHCSILTKNMTRYLVTMCVSEVYLIGNRIRIIERGTLIQPPFSQCLQVLDLSHNMILEEYGVLRKIFFYPNLVSFHFEQFLEDLKQAYHEVFYFYDANSIFQDTNKMVWPQHNPETCLFSVDAEKRDNEVIPQSESRKTGIMHSLNFPRNMTTLYFAPALKPFANIEHDFHFDGTEKWSKAIFSNCSVLAKNVHFFGLENLQSLVISGNGFMELPTIFMKSFPNIRNLSLNHITRGFKEISENIDSVLGHFQHLENLHLVGSGLCDLPRYVENLTNIKLIDVSYNSIKELSVATRTRLDTVAQKKDLSVNLRGNVLSCGCDSLEFILWSMDSKVSFVDITHYTCRNDNGTIIRVKDIADSFMKMWRECIALFSLLFSICLVFLFLLGVSVSLHIARNISVIKRWSVKWLGLDFQRHFKYDVFVYYSSKEDSQWVCSTLRQKLEDDRDLRLCIPERDFEPGVYTCEEVLGAINKSWKTIIYLTQTFLEDELCSFRLSSAIYVGENLTSDRFIILYSDAVFRHPLPSIINQLLDKDNRFAIESFHDSSLWDQLHSRILRKD